One Triplophysa dalaica isolate WHDGS20190420 chromosome 11, ASM1584641v1, whole genome shotgun sequence genomic window carries:
- the hps1 gene encoding Hermansky-Pudlak syndrome 1 protein, producing the protein MKCLLVSNEKAEVLFYWTDSEFEQHVQEQYGNSQEEGERLPAFEDSINTLFAPIIISGSTMVDIVGDSYTSFSTENNHIYVLHQFDECLYIAVNGDGEETEEDLKRKIYVMKKLTEVMFGMVTLSSALLRKELRPQDTVQRNRLWQKLRGLLETYSRLREQDQSFLVEAVERLIHPTLCEQCIEFLERRVVQQINNSVERAGEEVLHAFILVHTKLLAFYSSRNATSLTTSDLLALIILVQDLHPSKMDLDDGAPEEMENSSVPDVFYTPESSPPDRESVQARGESPPVFQFVDPDIQMAEDSLKTLEVQTLDPSAPSRVFLEATLKNEGFFPMMPHSMYCLPLWPGISMVLLTKIPDSHIAMNVYVYLEAFVKLEKRLCEGQGAATRGQPSFQEHRSKLDRFIRTLASMDIQTSQLQNAWTDFKNKAFTRSGPGFTKDLLPSCRNMKTQLCSVYRQCFAAECMSSSQRLPPHMQERALSMVQEKLMDWKDFLLVKSKRNITMVSYLEEFPGLIHFVYLDRSGGQMIAPSLNVSDRTASELGKGPLAHFIKDKVWGLVATARRYLQKGYTTVTIRDGDYFYCYFLWFENESGYKLEVIDIPSLPEDSAPIGMLAWDYYRKLLRYYSKSHQSEVVKCYELLTVHLGVIPTEYILQHCSQLARKLWEPSRIPLL; encoded by the exons ATGAAGTGTTTACTGGTGTCCAATGAGAAAGCTGAGGTTTTGTTCTACTGGACCGACTCTGAGTTTGAGCAGCATGTTCAGGAGCAATATGGAAATTCCCAGGAAGAAGGCGAACGG CTGCCTGCATTTGAAGACAGCATTAACACGCTCTTCGCACCCATCATCATCTCCGGTAGCACCATGGTGGACATAGTCGGGGACAGCTACACGTCTTTCAGCACAGAAAATAATCATATCTATGTTCTGCATCAG TTTGACGAATGTCTCTACATCGCTGTGAACGGAGATGGAGAGGAAACAGAGGAGGATTTGAAGAGAAAGATCTATGTAATGAAGAAACTCACAGAAGTCATGTTTGGGATGGTCACACTCAGCAGTGCCCTCTTGAGGAAAGA ATTACGCCCTCAAGATACTGTGCAAAGGAACCGTCTGTGGCAGAAACTAAGAGGACTTTTGGAAACATACAGCCGATTACGAGAGCAGGACCAAAGCTTTTTAGTGGAG GCTGTGGAGAGGTTGATCCACCCGACCCTGTGTGAACAGTGTATTGAGTTTCTGGAACGTCGTGTGGTGCAGCAGATCAACAACAGTGTGGAGAGAGCTGGAGAAGAAGTTCTGCACGCTTTCATACTGGTGCACACCAAACTTTTGGCTTTCTATTCCAG tcGAAATGCCACCAGTCTGACCACCTCTGATCTACTGGCTCTCATTATCCTGGTGCAAGATCTCCATCCTAGTAAAATGGATCTAGATGATGGAGCTCCTGAG GAAATGGAGAACAGTTCAGTTCCAGATGTATTCTACACACCAGAGTCCTCTCCTCCTGACAGGGAATCAG TTCAAGCAAGAGGGGAAAGTCCTCCCGTCTTCCAGTTTGTAGATCCTGATATTCAG ATGGCGGAAGACAGTTTAAAAACCCTTGAAGTTCAAACCCTTGACCCTTCAGCCCCATCCAGGGTTTTTCTAGAAGCCACGCTTAAGAATGAGGGATTCTTTCCCATGATGCCTCACTCCATGTATTGTCTTCCTCTCTGGCCTGGAATCTCAATGGTGCTGCTCACTAAG ATCCCAGACAGTCACATAGCGATGAATGTTTACGTCTATTTGGAAGCGTTTGTGAAGCTGGAGAAGCGGTTATGTGAGGGTCAAGGTGCAGCCACGCGGGGTCAGCCCTCTTTTCAAGAGCACCGCAGTAAACTGGACAGATTCATCCGAACTTTAGCCAGCATGGACATTCAG acctCCCAACTTCAAAATGCGTGGACAGACTTTAAGAACAAGGCTTTTACCCGGTCTGGACCAGGATTTACAAAAGA CTTGCTCCCCTCTTGTCGAAACATGAAGACTCAGTTGTGTAGCGTGTACAGGCAGTGTTTTGCAGCAGAGTGCATGAGCAGTTCTCAGCGTTTGCCGCCACATATGCAAGAACGGGCTCTAAGCATGGTCCA AGAGAAGTTGATGGACTGGAAGGATTTTTTGCTGGTGAAAAGCAAGAGGAACATCACAATGGTGTCATA CCTGGAGGAGTTTCCTGGTCTCATCCACTTCGTCTACCTTGATCGTTCAGGTGGTCAAATGATCGCACCCTCCCTAAATGTTTCTGATCGCACCGCATCCGAGCTTGGAAAGGGCCCTTTAGCTCACTTCATAAAAGATAAG GTTTGGGGTCTTGTGGCAACAGCTCGGCGGTACCTGCAGAAGGGTTACACCACCGTCACGATCAGAGATGGAGATTATTTTTACTGTTACTTCCTGTGGTTTGAAAACGAATCG GGTTACAAACTAGAAGTAATAGACATACCTAGCCTCCCAGAGGACTCTGCTCCAATCGGAATGCTTGCCTGGGATTATTACAG GAAACTGCTGCGATATTATAGCAAAAGTCATCAGAGCGAGGTGGTGAAGTGTTATGAACTGCTGACGGTGCATCTTGGTGTAATTCCCACTGAATATATTCTTCAGCACTGCAGTCAGCTGGCCCGCAAACTCTGGGAACCCTCACGCATCCCTCTACTGTGA